One Candidatus Flexicrinis proximus DNA window includes the following coding sequences:
- a CDS encoding amidinotransferase, giving the protein MIESASFMSTHDRKALLPPFTRALVRRPAPTFAQGITTRSALGVPSYELTLVQYDAYLDALRETGLAVTVLDAEDRFPDGHFVEDPAVIFGDTAFICRPATPNRRGEEVSISEALSGLRRIYASDGATIEGGDVLFCRDRVLIGLSRRTNRIGAEQLASALKSHLGDIRVEYVPFANVLHLKTGLTELAPGVLIHDPTMAIQTDLTSAKIITLPAEEGYAASVLPINDNTIIIADGFPTVRALAEQYYPHVIALNMSEIEKMDGGLTCLSLRY; this is encoded by the coding sequence ATGATTGAGTCTGCTTCGTTCATGAGTACGCATGATCGTAAGGCGCTGCTGCCGCCGTTTACCCGGGCACTCGTACGGCGCCCTGCGCCCACTTTTGCACAGGGTATCACAACGCGCTCTGCCTTAGGTGTACCCTCTTACGAATTGACGCTCGTACAATACGACGCGTACCTCGACGCTCTGCGCGAGACCGGCCTCGCTGTGACCGTGCTGGACGCCGAAGACCGCTTTCCAGACGGGCACTTTGTCGAAGACCCCGCGGTTATCTTTGGCGACACCGCCTTCATCTGCCGCCCTGCCACACCCAATCGCCGCGGCGAAGAAGTCTCCATCTCCGAGGCCCTTTCCGGACTGCGCCGTATTTATGCCTCTGATGGAGCGACCATCGAAGGCGGCGACGTCCTGTTTTGCCGCGACCGCGTCCTGATCGGCCTCAGTCGTCGGACCAACCGAATCGGCGCCGAACAGCTTGCGTCGGCCCTCAAATCCCACCTGGGCGACATCCGCGTCGAGTACGTCCCCTTCGCCAACGTTCTGCACCTCAAGACCGGCCTGACCGAACTTGCCCCGGGCGTCCTGATCCACGACCCTACCATGGCCATTCAAACCGACCTTACCTCGGCAAAGATCATCACGCTGCCTGCCGAAGAGGGCTACGCCGCCAGTGTGCTGCCGATCAATGACAATACAATCATCATTGCTGACGGGTTCCCAACCGTACGCGCCCTCGCCGAACAGTACTATCCGCATGTCATCGCGTTG
- the rpsI gene encoding 30S ribosomal protein S9: MASQYYEGVGRRKAASARVRLYPGGTGNFMVNDKDATNYLPRAGDVEIMLEPLRAVTQDGNYDISVHVYGGGISGQRDAIRLGIARALLEVDAEFRALLKPAKLLTRDARVKERKKPGLKRARKAPTYTKR; the protein is encoded by the coding sequence ATGGCGTCGCAGTATTATGAAGGGGTTGGCCGCCGTAAGGCCGCATCGGCCCGCGTCCGGCTGTATCCCGGCGGCACGGGGAATTTTATGGTCAATGATAAGGACGCGACAAACTACCTGCCGCGTGCCGGGGATGTCGAAATCATGCTTGAGCCGCTGCGCGCAGTGACTCAGGATGGCAACTATGACATCAGCGTGCACGTCTATGGCGGTGGCATCAGCGGCCAGCGTGACGCGATCCGTCTTGGCATCGCCCGCGCCCTTCTCGAAGTAGACGCGGAATTCCGCGCCCTGCTCAAGCCCGCTAAACTGCTTACCCGCGACGCCCGCGTCAAGGAACGTAAGAAGCCGGGTCTTAAGCGCGCCCGTAAGGCCCCGACCTACACCAAGCGTTAA
- the rplM gene encoding 50S ribosomal protein L13: MRVKTFVTTPADIDRKWWLIDAEGQTLGRLASKIAILLRGKHKAIYTPNLDTGDYVVVVNCDKLAVTGDRMDSKIYYEFSGFFGGMKSERLKDKLERQSGRVMELAVKGMLPKGKLGRAMIKKLKAYGGAEHPHAGQNPEALK; encoded by the coding sequence ATGAGAGTCAAGACGTTTGTAACCACCCCCGCGGACATTGACCGCAAATGGTGGCTCATCGACGCAGAAGGGCAGACGTTGGGCCGCCTCGCGTCGAAGATTGCTATTTTGCTGCGTGGCAAGCACAAGGCGATATATACGCCTAACCTTGACACGGGTGATTATGTCGTGGTCGTCAATTGTGACAAGCTTGCTGTCACCGGTGACCGTATGGACAGCAAGATTTACTACGAGTTCTCAGGCTTCTTCGGCGGCATGAAGTCCGAACGTCTGAAGGACAAGTTGGAGCGTCAGTCGGGTCGCGTCATGGAGCTTGCCGTTAAGGGCATGCTGCCCAAGGGCAAACTCGGCCGCGCGATGATCAAGAAGTTGAAGGCGTACGGTGGTGCTGAACACCCCCACGCTGGTCAAAACCCCGAAGCGCTGAAGTAG
- the truA gene encoding tRNA pseudouridine(38-40) synthase TruA — protein MRYRTTLAYDGSAYWGFQRQAGNAPTVQAAVEAAIFQITAEHSSVIAAGRTDTGVHATGQVIAFDLEGWQHGAAVLTKALNTALPDDISIRDTREAPGFHPRFDALSRRYAYTVLQADVRDPLLWKRAWWVEFPLDLAVMQSSAGLLLGTHDFATFGRPPQGTNTVRTVFDSRWTAEPARVGTLYRYEVEANAFLQHQVRRMVGMLVDVGRGGLAVTDFELRFRSADLRQARRAAPPHGLILEAVRYRD, from the coding sequence GTGCGCTACCGCACGACGCTGGCCTACGATGGCAGCGCGTATTGGGGCTTCCAACGGCAGGCGGGAAATGCTCCGACTGTCCAGGCCGCTGTTGAAGCGGCCATCTTCCAGATTACGGCAGAACACTCGTCCGTAATCGCCGCCGGTAGAACGGATACCGGTGTCCACGCGACCGGGCAGGTCATCGCCTTCGACCTAGAAGGCTGGCAGCACGGCGCCGCAGTCTTAACAAAGGCACTGAACACGGCCCTTCCGGACGATATCAGCATCCGCGACACGCGCGAAGCTCCGGGGTTTCATCCCCGCTTCGATGCGCTCAGTCGGCGTTATGCCTATACCGTCCTTCAGGCCGATGTGCGTGATCCGCTGCTCTGGAAACGCGCATGGTGGGTCGAGTTTCCCCTCGATCTCGCCGTGATGCAATCCTCAGCCGGATTGCTCCTTGGCACGCACGACTTCGCCACTTTCGGTCGGCCCCCGCAGGGCACAAATACTGTTCGCACAGTGTTTGACAGCCGGTGGACCGCCGAACCAGCACGTGTCGGCACCCTGTACCGCTACGAGGTTGAGGCAAACGCCTTCCTCCAGCATCAGGTCCGGCGCATGGTCGGAATGTTGGTGGATGTCGGCCGCGGCGGACTCGCTGTGACGGATTTCGAACTCCGTTTCCGCAGTGCAGACCTGCGTCAGGCCAGACGTGCCGCTCCCCCGCACGGACTCATCCTTGAGGCAGTGCGGTATCGTGATTAG
- the rplQ gene encoding 50S ribosomal protein L17, with product MAGKRLGRDAGHRKALEMNLTRSLIQHERIETTLAKAQFIRGSAERMITLAKRGLAKASASNKPEAAVHSRRIAASRLGNDREIVQKLFDVLAPRYENRAGGYTRVYKLGPRKGDNAEMVLIELVDRAASGSAETK from the coding sequence ATCGCAGGCAAAAGACTAGGCCGCGACGCGGGTCACCGCAAGGCCCTTGAAATGAACCTGACCCGTTCGCTGATCCAACACGAGCGCATCGAGACCACGCTGGCGAAGGCGCAGTTCATTCGCGGCTCGGCTGAGCGCATGATCACACTTGCCAAGCGCGGCCTCGCCAAGGCCAGCGCCTCCAACAAGCCCGAAGCGGCTGTACATTCGCGTCGTATCGCGGCAAGCCGCCTCGGTAATGACCGCGAAATCGTCCAGAAGCTGTTCGATGTCCTTGCCCCACGGTATGAAAACCGTGCCGGCGGTTACACGCGCGTCTACAAGCTCGGCCCGCGCAAGGGCGACAACGCCGAAATGGTGTTGATCGAGCTGGTCGACCGCGCAGCGTCAGGGTCGGCTGAAACCAAGTAG